In Drosophila willistoni isolate 14030-0811.24 chromosome XR unlocalized genomic scaffold, UCI_dwil_1.1 Seg41, whole genome shotgun sequence, the following are encoded in one genomic region:
- the LOC6642994 gene encoding coiled-coil domain-containing protein 22 homolog, which yields MDEVDKIIMHQLHQIDASIEPTEELANFTPALVVRAVASCLQEISGQSLKDLPRSLPMAMAQRFNVATILAERCQESGYRGDIGYQTFLYPNPVELRRLLMFLIEQLPRERQSEDDANRTSHPLSSREQLERQIRQKLKAQLKMPWVPQFCRMVANRKSLGCNSQCISFEPQLNLNVPSANPEDRSKEVQQYFDQQAPNLFQQTSANCYDLIASVMHKNDLERWGDLPSMDPVTLTSTSDDLVGKALPTSPTQTSTTAEKAAQDNSSEATATSTTTTPLELLGQEVQELRTQTEIMLNHRKMVTSKLNELKIRETTASQEKETIESKLKSHEKLSLVLSEPEENVGKLEALVEATENKRQTLNQQWQDYRRPLLDTLSTLRNAQEAQQVQIIRNSIEKLEQEIIAKSQQHNELNSSLKNATQSVAPRQEYTRRIHEFIKNIRKQREDIFKVLDDTRQLQKQLNVVNAQLQRQFNYTDDLLFQSAKHDLHAKKAYKLLAQLHSNCSELVECVSLTGNVTKEIRDLEVQIDGEKLKNVLSRLQQITGDIQRSEQHIQELQTQIRQVENAITVG from the exons ATGGATGAAGTGGATAAAATTATAATGCATCAGCTGCATCAAATCGATGCCAGCATTGAGCCGACGGAGGAGCTGGCAAATTTTACGCCAGCACTTGTCGTTCGCGCTGTAGCCAGCTGTTTGCAAGAGATATC AGGTCAATCTCTCAAAGATCTTCCCCGAAGTCTACCCATGGCCATGGCTCAAAGATTCAATGTGGCCACCATATTGGCCGAAAGATGCCAGGAGAGTGGCTATCGCGGCGACATTGGCTATCAGACATTCCTCTATCCCAATCCAGTAGAGCTGCGGCGTCTTCTAATGTTCCTCATTGAGCAATTGCCACGGGAACGCCAATCGGAAGATGATGCAAATCGAACATCACATCCTCTGAGCAGCAGGGAACAGCTGGAGCGTCAGATACGACAGAAACTAAAGGCTCAATTGAAGATGCCTTGGGTACCGCAATTCTGTCGAATGGTGGCCAATAGAAAGTCCTTGGGATGCAATAGCCAGTGCATTAGCTTTGAGCCGCAATTGAATCTCAATGTGCCATCAGCCAATCCCGAGGATAGAAGCAAAGAAGTCCAACAATATTTTGATCAGCAGGCACCCAATCTGTTTCAGCAGACATCGGCAAATTGCTACGATCTGATAGCCTCGGTTATGCACAAAAACGATCTGGAACGTTGGGGTGATCTACCTTCGATGGATCCAGTGACTTTGACTTCAACCAGTGATGATTTGGTGGGGAAAGCTTTACCAACAAGCCCAACCCAAACGTCAACAACTGCGGAAAAAGCAGCCCAAGACAACAGCTCAGAGGCGACGGCGACGTCGACGACAACGACACCATTAGAACTCTTGGGTCAAGAAGTCCAAGAGCTTCGTACTCAAACTGAGATTATGCTAAATCATCGTAAAATGGTTACATCAAAATTGAATGAACTTAAGATCAGAGAAACGACTGCTTCTCAAGAAAAGGAAACTATTGAATCTAAGCTTAAGTCACATGAAAAACTTTCTCTGGTATTATCAGAACCAGAAGAGAATGTGGGTAAACTTGAAGCCCTGGTAGAAGCAACCGAAAACAAACGTCAAACACTTAATCAGCAATGGCAGGACTATCGTCGACCGTTGTTGGACACATTGTCAACATTACGAAATGCCCAGGAGGCCCAACAGGTTCAAATTATACGCAACTCTATTGAGAAACTCGAACAGGAAATCATTGCCAAAAGTCAGCAACATAACGAATTGAATTCTTCCTTAAAAAATGCAACACAATCGGTAGCTCCACGCCAGGAGTACACACGGCGTATCCATGAGTTTATCAAGAATATACGGAAACAACGCGAGGATATCTTTAAAGTTCTCGACGATACACGGCAATTGCAAAAACAACTCAATGTGGTCAATGCCCAATTGCAGCGTCAATTTAATTACACCGATGATCTGCTCTTTCAGAGCGCCAAACATGATCTTCATGCAAAGAAGGCATACAAGTTGTTAGCCCAATTGCATAGCAATTGCAGTGAGCTGGTCGAATGCGTCAGTCTCACGGGAAATGTCACCAAGGAGATACGCGATCTGGAGGTCCAAATTGACGGAGAGAAGCTAAAGAATGTGCTGTCACGTCTGCAACAGATTACCGGAGATATACAACGATCGGAGCAACATATCCAAGAGCTTCAAACTCAAATACGGCAAGTGGAAAATGCCATAACCGTTGGCTAA